Proteins co-encoded in one Kocuria flava genomic window:
- a CDS encoding metal-sensitive transcriptional regulator, which produces MTTTTTPPMRQGPAGHGYINDKDRYLARLKRIEGQARGIHRMIDEDTYCIDILTQISAVTAALENVALGLLDDHLKHCVTAAIRDGDLSAEAKIKEASDAIARLVKS; this is translated from the coding sequence ATGACGACCACCACCACGCCTCCGATGCGGCAGGGCCCTGCCGGGCACGGCTACATCAACGACAAGGACCGCTATCTGGCCCGCCTCAAGCGCATCGAGGGACAGGCTCGAGGCATCCACCGAATGATCGACGAGGACACCTACTGCATCGACATCCTCACCCAGATCAGCGCGGTCACCGCAGCACTGGAGAATGTCGCGCTCGGGCTGCTCGACGACCACCTCAAGCATTGCGTCACCGCAGCGATCCGCGACGGCGACCTCAGCGCCGAGGCCAAGATCAAAGAGGCCTCCGACGCCATCGCCCGCCTCGTGAAGTCATAG
- a CDS encoding helix-turn-helix domain-containing protein yields MRGPILARSQSIYAPVPPLAYDCVKLIFVRHGSAVLLSEFGERLVAVGDVVVLGANTLCGSEPEGSITVTTIYLDRDYVIDQVFWQHAALLADRLDAQDFADELYSEPAQVLRLGEDRVGLLMPWLDELVALSLDGPSPERFYRMQALLFAVLDVITPYVTTTPVRRSLTQRRAAYPGSPLPRQLAPLRAEARAVVELLRGAPAQRWTLGALADAVHLSPSQLGRVFVDAYGKSPMAYLMTVRAEHLARLLRETDLPIEAAMREVGWNSRGHAARLFRQAVGVTPARYRELVRERAVA; encoded by the coding sequence ATGCGTGGGCCGATCCTTGCTCGTAGTCAGAGCATCTACGCTCCGGTCCCACCCCTGGCTTATGACTGTGTGAAGTTGATCTTCGTCCGTCACGGGTCGGCAGTCCTGCTCAGCGAGTTCGGCGAGAGACTCGTTGCCGTCGGCGACGTGGTGGTACTCGGCGCGAACACGCTGTGCGGGAGCGAGCCTGAAGGGTCAATCACGGTGACGACGATCTACCTAGACCGTGACTACGTCATCGACCAGGTCTTCTGGCAACACGCGGCCCTGCTGGCTGACCGGCTCGACGCGCAGGACTTCGCCGACGAGCTGTACTCCGAGCCGGCGCAGGTGCTCCGTCTCGGTGAGGACCGCGTGGGGCTGTTGATGCCGTGGCTGGACGAGCTGGTGGCTCTCAGTCTGGACGGCCCATCGCCGGAACGGTTCTACCGGATGCAAGCGTTGCTGTTCGCGGTCCTGGACGTAATCACGCCCTACGTGACGACCACACCGGTGCGCCGGTCGCTGACCCAACGCAGAGCGGCCTACCCCGGTTCGCCACTCCCGCGTCAGCTTGCGCCGCTGCGGGCTGAGGCGCGCGCAGTGGTTGAACTCTTGCGCGGGGCGCCGGCGCAACGGTGGACGCTCGGTGCACTCGCCGACGCGGTGCACCTGTCCCCATCGCAACTCGGAAGGGTGTTCGTCGATGCCTACGGCAAGTCGCCGATGGCGTACCTGATGACCGTGCGCGCCGAACACCTCGCCCGGTTGCTGCGGGAGACCGACCTGCCGATCGAGGCCGCGATGCGCGAGGTCGGTTGGAACAGCCGCGGCCACGCCGCCCGATTGTTCCGCCAGGCGGTCGGAGTCACCCCGGCTCGTTACCGCGAGCTGGTGCGGGAACGCGCTGTGGCCTGA